A genomic stretch from Dehalococcoidales bacterium includes:
- a CDS encoding VOC family protein: MIQGIHHVGIAVQSIDTVAAFLKEMFGAEFVGERGLETPEFLSRMVKIGGSLFELLEPRGQGGLIERYISSRGEGIHHYSLQVDDPEEVFKLCDEKGMKVLARRFIHPKSAHGMLIEIIGTNERF; the protein is encoded by the coding sequence ATGATACAAGGTATCCATCACGTAGGGATTGCAGTGCAGAGTATTGACACGGTAGCAGCTTTTCTCAAGGAGATGTTCGGGGCGGAGTTCGTCGGAGAGCGTGGTCTTGAGACCCCGGAGTTCCTGTCACGCATGGTCAAGATTGGTGGCAGTCTTTTCGAGCTTCTAGAGCCGAGGGGACAGGGTGGCCTTATCGAGCGGTACATCAGCAGCCGCGGTGAAGGAATCCACCACTACAGCCTGCAGGTGGACGACCCGGAGGAGGTCTTCAAGCTTTGTGACGAGAAAGGAATGAAGGTGCTCGCACGCCGTTTCATTCATCCTAAGAGTGCCCATGGTATGCTGATTGAGATTATCGGTACCAACGAGAGGTTTTAA